In Candidatus Eisenbacteria bacterium, the sequence CCGAAGGAGCGCCTGCTCGACCTCGCGTCCGGTGAGATCCTCGGCATGCACTATTCTTCTTTCCGAATGCCCTCCTTCGCGGCCCAGGGAAAAGTGCGAGGAATCCGACTCCTCAAGACAGAACCTGGCGCCGTACTGAATGAGTTCTCTGATCCCATCAGGCCCCTGCCTTACCACCGCCTCTACTACATCCTTCTTAGAGAGTCCCTTCCCGCATTTCAAAGTATCCCGGATATGTTTGTCGAAGCTGTCGCTGTCTCCAAGAACGCAGGCTATCCCTCCCTGCGCGTAGTTCGTGCTGGATTCGGCGTTTCCCTTCTTTGTGGCAATGATGACCCTCCCGTGCTCAGAAGCCTTGAGCGCAAAGATTAGGCCTGCAATCCCTGAACCGATTATCAGAATGTCTGAGGTCATTGTTTCCCTAGCTCACTTCGAGCATTCTCTCGAGCGCCCTCCCGGCTCCCTCTATCACGGAAGGCTCAAGCTCAATCTCGTGGACTTCCTCTTCCAGGGATCTCAAGACTTTCTCAAGCGTGGTAAGCTTCATCGTTGCACACAGGTTCTCTTTTCCAAGAAACTCGATCTGTTTCAGAGGGTAAGTCTTCCTCAACCTCTGGATCAAACCCTCCTCGGTTCCGAAGACAAGCTTATCCTTCTCCTCGGCAAGCGCGACCATCCCGCTCGTAGATGTGACTGCGTCTGCAAGGGCAGTCACACTGGGTTTGCACTCCGGATGAACGACGACAGTGAAGTCAGGGTGAAGTTTCCTTGCCCTCTGAACATCGCGCACCGTGAACTGCTCGTGCACGTAGCAGAATCCGTTTCCCAGGATCATCGGCTTTCCGGTTACGGAGCTCACGTAAGCGCCGAGATTCTTGTCCGGGATGAATATTATGTCCCGTTCACCGAGGCTCTGAACCACCTTTACCGCATTTGCTGATGTACAACATATGTCGCTTTCCGCCTTTACGGCGGCGGTTGAATTTATGTAGCAGACAACGGCCGAGCCCGGATGCTTTCGTTTGAGTTTCCTGAGCATTTGAGGAGTCACCATGTCGGCGAGCGGGCAGCCGGCCGCGGGGTCCGGGAGAAGAACCTTCTTGTGCACGTTAAGAATCTTTGCACTCTCAGCCATGAAGTGCACACCGCAGAAGACTATTATGCTGGAA encodes:
- the nadA gene encoding quinolinate synthase NadA, with amino-acid sequence MKIEEYSLLSEEELKTRIARLKVGKGAVILAHSYQRQEVQDVADFIGDSLGLSQEARRTDSSIIVFCGVHFMAESAKILNVHKKVLLPDPAAGCPLADMVTPQMLRKLKRKHPGSAVVCYINSTAAVKAESDICCTSANAVKVVQSLGERDIIFIPDKNLGAYVSSVTGKPMILGNGFCYVHEQFTVRDVQRARKLHPDFTVVVHPECKPSVTALADAVTSTSGMVALAEEKDKLVFGTEEGLIQRLRKTYPLKQIEFLGKENLCATMKLTTLEKVLRSLEEEVHEIELEPSVIEGAGRALERMLEVS